The following is a genomic window from Niveispirillum cyanobacteriorum.
GCCAACAATGTCGCGAAGGCAGAATCGCCGCCCGACCTTCCGCCACCGCGCCCGCTGAGACACTGTGAGCAACGGATCGACACGCGGGACATGCTGCTGGCCGCTGGTGCCGCTCTCGCCCTGGCCGGTAGTGGCTCGGTTGCCGCAGGGGCGCAACAGGGACAAGCATGTATGGATTTGATCGGTCGCATGATCGCGGTGCCCGCAAGCGGGATGAGTTGGCGTCCATCCTGCTGGAAGGCACCGGCGCCATGCCGGGGTGCCTGTCCTATATCGTCGCTGCCGACCCCACGAACCCCGATGCGCTGTGGATCACGGAGGCGTGGGACAGCAAGGATAGTCCACGCGGCAAGCCTGAAACTTCCGTCGGTTCAGGCGGCCATTGCCAGGGGCCGTCCCCTGATTGCCGGGTTTGACAGCCGCTCAGAGACCACGCCCCTGGGCGGCCATGGTCTGGTCAAGGCGGGTAGGGGCCCCGAAGAAGTGCTGGAACGCCAGATCGGTGCGCACTGCATATTCGTTCTCAAACGATAGGATGCGGCGGGCCCATTGCTTCTGGCTGTCCAGCACCTTCTGAAAGAAGGGATCGGCCGACTTTGCAGCGATCACCTTGTCCAGGCGGCGAGCTGCGCCAACA
Proteins encoded in this region:
- a CDS encoding putative quinol monooxygenase translates to MYGFDRSHDRGARKRDELASILLEGTGAMPGCLSYIVAADPTNPDALWITEAWDSKDSPRGKPETSVGSGGHCQGPSPDCRV